Within the Polymorphobacter megasporae genome, the region CGCCCGCGACCGCGATCATGTCACCCCAGTCACCCGGCTCGAGTGCGCCGACATCGGTCCGCCCGAGCGCGAGCGCCGCGGTCGTCGTCGCCGCGCGGATCGCTTGGAGCGGGGTCATGCCCCACTGGACCATCGTCGCGAACTGGCGCGCATTGGTGCCGTGCGGATAGACCCCGGCGTCGGTCGCGAAGCCCATCTTCACCCCGGCCCTGACCGCGCGCTGGAAGGTCTGGCGCTGCTTGAGGCCGATCGTCTTTTCCTTGTCGAGACTCTCCTGCGACGTGCCGTTCGCGGTGCCGGTCGCGAGGATATAATCGTCGTTGTAGATATCCATGTCGAAGAAGCTGCCGTGCGCCTTGGCGAGCGCGATCGTCGCGTCACTGGCGAGGCTGGCGTGTTCGATCGTGTCGACCCCCGCCATGATCGCGGTGCGGATGCCGTCGTCGCCGTGCGCGTGCGCCGCAACTTTCATTCCGAGCATGTGCGCCTCGTCGGCGATCGCCTTCATCTCGTCGAAGGTGAGCTGTTGCGCACCGACCGCGTCGCCGGTCGAGAACACGCCGCCGGTCGCGCAGATCTTGATGACCTGCGCGCCGTATTTGTGCAGCCAGCGGACCTTGGCGCGGGCCTCCTCGGGTGAATCGACGATCGACGCGTCCTTGCGGTCGTACGACGGCGGCAGCGTGGCGTTGTCGCAATGGCCGCCGGTCGCGCCGATCGCATACGCCGCGGTGATGATCCGCGGTCCAGCGATAAGGCCCGCGTCGATCGCCTGTCGCAGCGCGACGTCGTCGAAGTGGTCCGAGCCGACATTGCGGACCGTGGTGAAGCCCGCGTCGAGCGTCGTCTTCGCATTGGCGACCCCGACGATCGTCCAGAAGCCATCGGTATAGGCATAGCGCCGATAGCCCCCAATCGCGGCGTCGCCGGTCAGGTGGACGTGAAGGTCGATCAGCCCGGGAAGGAGGGTCATGCCGGGCAAGTCGATCCGCCGCGCGTCGGCGGGAATAGCGATGCCGCTGCCGCTCGCGACGACATGGCCGTCGGTGACGACGACGACGGGGTTGTCGATTGTCTTGCCGGTAGCGGGGTCGAGTAGGTGGGCGGCAGTGACTGCGATGGTTTCTGCGGTCGCGGGCGTGGCGAGGACGGCGGCGAGTAACAGTGTGCGGATCATGGTGGCCCCTCTAACTCTTCATCTTCCTCGTGGAGAGGCAACTGCCGCCCGCGCGGCGAATGAAAGTGGACCGGTGGCAACGACGTGGCAATACCAAGCACCTGGCTTCCGTGTCGCCCATGCGTGAGCGAGCATCTCACCATTGGTAAAACAGCGCAGGAACGCAAACCGCTGTCACATCGCCCGGAACATGATACATGGCAGCCATGCGCATGGTACTCGACACGGACGCAGTCGTCGCGGCGATGCGCTCGCCGACCGGAGGATCAGCGGCGCTGGTGCGGGCGGCGCGCCGGGGTGAGGTCGTGCTGACGGCGACCGTGCCGCTCGCGATCGAGTATGAGGCGGTGTGTTCGCGGGCCGAGCATGTCGTTGCGGCGGGGTTCTCGCCGGGTGATCTGATGGTGTTTCTCGATGCGCTGGTAGGCTTGCTCGAACCTGCCGACGTATGGTTCCTGTGGCGACCGCAGCTTCGCGACCCGGGCGACGAGCTTGTTCTCGAAGCAGCGGTCAACGGGCGGGCGGCGGCGATCGTCGGGTTCAACCGCCGCGACTTTGGCGTTGCTCCGGCGCGCTTCGGAATTACATTCATGACGCCCGGCGAGGCGTTGAGGAGGCT harbors:
- a CDS encoding Xaa-Pro dipeptidase, whose amino-acid sequence is MIRTLLLAAVLATPATAETIAVTAAHLLDPATGKTIDNPVVVVTDGHVVASGSGIAIPADARRIDLPGMTLLPGLIDLHVHLTGDAAIGGYRRYAYTDGFWTIVGVANAKTTLDAGFTTVRNVGSDHFDDVALRQAIDAGLIAGPRIITAAYAIGATGGHCDNATLPPSYDRKDASIVDSPEEARAKVRWLHKYGAQVIKICATGGVFSTGDAVGAQQLTFDEMKAIADEAHMLGMKVAAHAHGDDGIRTAIMAGVDTIEHASLASDATIALAKAHGSFFDMDIYNDDYILATGTANGTSQESLDKEKTIGLKQRQTFQRAVRAGVKMGFATDAGVYPHGTNARQFATMVQWGMTPLQAIRAATTTAALALGRTDVGALEPGDWGDMIAVAGDPLGDVKLLQAIPVVIKGGVLVKDGRTAK
- a CDS encoding PIN domain-containing protein, with amino-acid sequence MVLDTDAVVAAMRSPTGGSAALVRAARRGEVVLTATVPLAIEYEAVCSRAEHVVAAGFSPGDLMVFLDALVGLLEPADVWFLWRPQLRDPGDELVLEAAVNGRAAAIVGFNRRDFGVAPARFGITFMTPGEALRRLI